In Phycodurus eques isolate BA_2022a chromosome 23, UOR_Pequ_1.1, whole genome shotgun sequence, a genomic segment contains:
- the si:cabz01101003.1 gene encoding ubiquitin carboxyl-terminal hydrolase CYLD isoform X4, translating into MSAAQDLRRKGRPPKTYLLLTDQNVHGHSEGTIPLPRGSMCSENQSSRNTAELVNVKMLEHDIIVQLDRKVLLEVPIDCVGLLEPVESENRLELRNNLEKLHDLASLPAGTPLWIRLGQADKLAEAELKYVGPRTTGSSSQFFGVELKGSAAGKGKGTGSGLFTCPDGCAFFVPVSHIALRHWSSGDEPDGQERERPPHRIILRHHPSQSHPGRHIRPPLPALPAQSQSLGGSAEPPPTGTQHPFSVGQRVRVSLKDSNVSGEDTPAGNWDGHYRGEKLCQIPSVLYAKLVPASKVSPAEPHHHAIPPPEVLKSIVKMSPPAAKPAPASPPTSAPKVALLPPPQKAFKPIPPLPPPKLLHNPLPPPPPPPPKPSDPTAAVAQHANGAHRPPSPPGSPAVDNGEALEVGSMVEVNDPPLYGVIRWIGHIDGILEVVAGIELEQELSAGTDGRYLGERHFRCPPDKGLFVKLCNCRRDSRFPAPEARVNQVARCNSIAFAEWGSECVKDETLPADGDEAKELYQGWKKGIQGHLNSCYLDATLFSLFSCCSSADWLLFCPSDDTLADQSSTRAQELLRCEIVNPLRRYGYVCASKTMALRRLLEAANGDAGFTNQEKDPEEFLNKLFLLLRVEPLLKIRSLTQKPQECHLFQLFPPHVPRSPSPPDSVLLPSPLFTPMRVASVQTLLESSFLHAGLKLAEGPSCLLLLMPRFGKDFKMFDVILPTLSLDITDLLDDTLRQCSICQALAHWECPECYEDGAITPGHLKQYCHTCNSQVHSHRKRTSHSPLEIAVPEGAFRGTLNLARQEMSLFAVTCIETSHYVSFVKHGPLPSDWLFFDSMADRQGGENGFNVPLVRPCPEVGCYLSLSEEELGRVDPVSLPERARRLLCDSYMCFYYSPELSLYK; encoded by the exons ATGTCAGCAGCCCAAGACCTAAGACGGAAAGGACGCCCCCCCAAAACATACTTGTTATTGACCGACCAGAATGTCCACGGCCATTCGGAAGGTACCATCCCGCTGCCGCGGGGGTCCATGTGCTCGGAGAACCAATCGAGTCGGAACACAGCCGAGCTTGTAAATGTCAAG ATGCTGGAACACGACATCATTGTACAATTGGACAGAAAGGTTCTGCTTGAAGTCCCAATTGACTGTGTTGGCCTGTTGGAACCTGTGGAATCAGAGAATCGTCTGGAACTACGAA ACAATCTTGAGAAGCTTCACGACTTGGCCAGCTTGCCCGCTGGGACGCCCCTGTGGATCCGGCTGGGCCAAGCGGACAAGCTCGCCGAAGCCGAACTCAAATACGTCGGCCCGCGGACCACGGGGAGCAGTTCTCAGTTTTTTGGGGTGGAACTCAAG GGCTCTGCGGCGGGCAAAGGGAAGGGCACCGGCAGCGGTCTCTTCACCTGCCCCGACGGCTGCGCCTTCTTCGTGCCGGTCAGCCACATCGCGCTCCGACACTGGTCCAGCGGCGACGAGCCCGACGGCCAGGAAAGGGAGCGCCCTCCCCACCGCATCATCCTCCGCCACCATCCCAGCCAAAGTCACCCCGGGCGACACATCCGTCCGCCTCTGCCCGCCCTTCCCGCTCAGTCTCAGTCTTTGGGCGGATCGGCCGAACCGCCGCCTACCGGAACGCAACACCCGTTCAGTGTGGGCCAGCGGGTACGTGTCTCCCTGAAGGACTCGAATGTCAGCGGAGAG GACACTCCTGCGGGCAACTGGGACGGCCATTATAGAGGAGAGAAGCTCTGCCAAATTCCTTCTGTCCTGTATGCAAAACTGGTGCCTGCCTCTAAGGTGTCACCAG CAGAGCCCCATCATCACGCCATCCCTCCCCCGGAAGTCCTCAAATCCATCGTGAAGATGTCACCACCCGCCGCCAAACCGGCCCCTGCCTCGCCGCCCACCTCTGCCCCCAAGGTGGCGCTGTtgccacccccccaaaaagccTTCAAACCGATTCCTCCTCTCCCGCCGCCGAAGTTGCTCCACAATCCCCTGCCTCCGCCCCCTCCGCCGCCTCCTAAACCCAGCGACCCGACGGCGGCAGTGGCGCAGCACGCGAACGGCGCGCACCGCCCGCCCTCGCCACCCGGGTCGCCGGCCGTGGACAACGGAGAAGCCCTGGAGGTGGGCTCCATGGTGGAAGTGAACGACCCGCCCCTTTACGGTGTCATCCGCTGGATTGGACACATCGATGGGATTTTGGAGGTGGTTGCGGGCATTGAGCTG GAGCAGGAGTTGTCAGCGGGGACCGACGGCAGGTACCTCGGCGAGCGCCACTTCCGCTGCCCACCCGACAAGGGGCTCTTCGTCAAGCTCTGTAATTGTCGACGGGATTCCAGATTCCCCGCTCCCGAAGCTCGCGTCAATCAAGTGGCGCGCTGCAACTCCATAG CTTTTGCCGAGTGGGGCAGCGAGTGCGTGAAGGACGAGACCCTTCCTGCGGACGGGGACGAGGCCAAAGAACTGTACCAGGGCTGGAAGAAAGGCATCCAGGGCCACCTCAACTCCTGCTACCTGGACGCCACGCTGTTCAG CCTCTTCTCCTGCTGCAGCTCGGCAGACTGGCTTCTGTTTTGTCCCTCGGACGACACGCTCGCCGACCAAAGCTCGACCCGAGCTCAGGAGCTGCTGCGCTGCGAGATCGTCAACCCCCTGCGCAG GTACGGCTACGTTTGCGCCAGCAAGACCATGGCCTTGAGGCGACTGTTGGAGGCAGCCAACGGCGACGCAGGCTTCACCAACCAGGAGAAAG ATCCGGAGGAGTTCCTCAACAAGCTCTTCCTGCTCCTCCGTGTCGAGCCGCTCCTCAAGATCAG ATCGCTGACTCAAAAGCCGCAGGAGTGtcacctcttccagctcttccCACCTCACGTTCCTCGCTCGCCCTCCCCCCCGGACTCCGTTTTGTTGCCCTCGCCGCTGTTCACGCCGATGAGGGTGGCCAGCGTCCAGACCTTGCTGGAGTCCTCCTTCCTCCACGCCGGACTCAAGTTAGCGGAG GGTCCGTCCTGCCTCCTGCTGCTCATGCCTCGCTTTGGGAAGGACTTCAAGATGTTTGACGTCATCTTGCCCACCCTCAGCCTGGACATCACAGACCTGCTGGATGACA CTTTGAGGCAGTGCAGCATCTGTCAGGCTTTAGCCCACTGGGAGTGTCCGGAGTGTTACGAAGACGGAGCCATCACACCGGGACACCTCAAACAGTACTGTCACACCTGCAACTCTCAG GTTCACAGTCACAGGAAGCGGACGTCACACTCCCCGCTGGAGATCGCTGTCCCCGAGGGGGCGTTTCGCGGCACCCTCAACCTCGCCCGCCAGGAGATGTCTCTGTTTGCCGTGACGTGCATCGAGACCAGCCATTACGTCAGCTTCGTCAAACACGGGCCtctgccctccgattggctctTCTTTGACAGCATGGCCGACCGCCAAG gcGGCGAGAACGGCTTCAACGTCCCCCTGGTGAGGCCGTGTCCCGAGGTGGGCTGCTACCTCAGCCTGTCAGAGGAGGAGCTTGGCAGAGTCGACCCAGTTTCCCTTCCGGAGCGCGCTCGCCGCCTGCTGTGTGACTCTTACATGTGCTTTTACTACAGCCCTGAGCTCAGCCTGTACAAGTGA
- the si:cabz01101003.1 gene encoding ubiquitin carboxyl-terminal hydrolase CYLD isoform X5 gives MSAAQDLRRKGRPPKTYLLLTDQNVHGHSEGTIPLPRGSMCSENQSSRNTAELVNVKMLEHDIIVQLDRKVLLEVPIDCVGLLEPVESENRLELRNNLEKLHDLASLPAGTPLWIRLGQADKLAEAELKYVGPRTTGSSSQFFGVELKGSAAGKGKGTGSGLFTCPDGCAFFVPVSHIALRHWSSGDEPDGQERERPPHRIILRHHPSQSHPGRHIRPPLPALPAQSQSLGGSAEPPPTGTQHPFSVGQRDTPAGNWDGHYRGEKLCQIPSVLYAKLVPASKVSPAEPHHHAIPPPEVLKSIVKMSPPAAKPAPASPPTSAPKVALLPPPQKAFKPIPPLPPPKLLHNPLPPPPPPPPKPSDPTAAVAQHANGAHRPPSPPGSPAVDNGEALEVGSMVEVNDPPLYGVIRWIGHIDGILEVVAGIELEQELSAGTDGRYLGERHFRCPPDKGLFVKLCNCRRDSRFPAPEARVNQVARCNSIAFAEWGSECVKDETLPADGDEAKELYQGWKKGIQGHLNSCYLDATLFSLFSCCSSADWLLFCPSDDTLADQSSTRAQELLRCEIVNPLRRYGYVCASKTMALRRLLEAANGDAGFTNQEKDPEEFLNKLFLLLRVEPLLKIRSLTQKPQECHLFQLFPPHVPRSPSPPDSVLLPSPLFTPMRVASVQTLLESSFLHAGLKLAEGPSCLLLLMPRFGKDFKMFDVILPTLSLDITDLLDDTLRQCSICQALAHWECPECYEDGAITPGHLKQYCHTCNSQVHSHRKRTSHSPLEIAVPEGAFRGTLNLARQEMSLFAVTCIETSHYVSFVKHGPLPSDWLFFDSMADRQGGENGFNVPLVRPCPEVGCYLSLSEEELGRVDPVSLPERARRLLCDSYMCFYYSPELSLYK, from the exons ATGTCAGCAGCCCAAGACCTAAGACGGAAAGGACGCCCCCCCAAAACATACTTGTTATTGACCGACCAGAATGTCCACGGCCATTCGGAAGGTACCATCCCGCTGCCGCGGGGGTCCATGTGCTCGGAGAACCAATCGAGTCGGAACACAGCCGAGCTTGTAAATGTCAAG ATGCTGGAACACGACATCATTGTACAATTGGACAGAAAGGTTCTGCTTGAAGTCCCAATTGACTGTGTTGGCCTGTTGGAACCTGTGGAATCAGAGAATCGTCTGGAACTACGAA ACAATCTTGAGAAGCTTCACGACTTGGCCAGCTTGCCCGCTGGGACGCCCCTGTGGATCCGGCTGGGCCAAGCGGACAAGCTCGCCGAAGCCGAACTCAAATACGTCGGCCCGCGGACCACGGGGAGCAGTTCTCAGTTTTTTGGGGTGGAACTCAAG GGCTCTGCGGCGGGCAAAGGGAAGGGCACCGGCAGCGGTCTCTTCACCTGCCCCGACGGCTGCGCCTTCTTCGTGCCGGTCAGCCACATCGCGCTCCGACACTGGTCCAGCGGCGACGAGCCCGACGGCCAGGAAAGGGAGCGCCCTCCCCACCGCATCATCCTCCGCCACCATCCCAGCCAAAGTCACCCCGGGCGACACATCCGTCCGCCTCTGCCCGCCCTTCCCGCTCAGTCTCAGTCTTTGGGCGGATCGGCCGAACCGCCGCCTACCGGAACGCAACACCCGTTCAGTGTGGGCCAGCGG GACACTCCTGCGGGCAACTGGGACGGCCATTATAGAGGAGAGAAGCTCTGCCAAATTCCTTCTGTCCTGTATGCAAAACTGGTGCCTGCCTCTAAGGTGTCACCAG CAGAGCCCCATCATCACGCCATCCCTCCCCCGGAAGTCCTCAAATCCATCGTGAAGATGTCACCACCCGCCGCCAAACCGGCCCCTGCCTCGCCGCCCACCTCTGCCCCCAAGGTGGCGCTGTtgccacccccccaaaaagccTTCAAACCGATTCCTCCTCTCCCGCCGCCGAAGTTGCTCCACAATCCCCTGCCTCCGCCCCCTCCGCCGCCTCCTAAACCCAGCGACCCGACGGCGGCAGTGGCGCAGCACGCGAACGGCGCGCACCGCCCGCCCTCGCCACCCGGGTCGCCGGCCGTGGACAACGGAGAAGCCCTGGAGGTGGGCTCCATGGTGGAAGTGAACGACCCGCCCCTTTACGGTGTCATCCGCTGGATTGGACACATCGATGGGATTTTGGAGGTGGTTGCGGGCATTGAGCTG GAGCAGGAGTTGTCAGCGGGGACCGACGGCAGGTACCTCGGCGAGCGCCACTTCCGCTGCCCACCCGACAAGGGGCTCTTCGTCAAGCTCTGTAATTGTCGACGGGATTCCAGATTCCCCGCTCCCGAAGCTCGCGTCAATCAAGTGGCGCGCTGCAACTCCATAG CTTTTGCCGAGTGGGGCAGCGAGTGCGTGAAGGACGAGACCCTTCCTGCGGACGGGGACGAGGCCAAAGAACTGTACCAGGGCTGGAAGAAAGGCATCCAGGGCCACCTCAACTCCTGCTACCTGGACGCCACGCTGTTCAG CCTCTTCTCCTGCTGCAGCTCGGCAGACTGGCTTCTGTTTTGTCCCTCGGACGACACGCTCGCCGACCAAAGCTCGACCCGAGCTCAGGAGCTGCTGCGCTGCGAGATCGTCAACCCCCTGCGCAG GTACGGCTACGTTTGCGCCAGCAAGACCATGGCCTTGAGGCGACTGTTGGAGGCAGCCAACGGCGACGCAGGCTTCACCAACCAGGAGAAAG ATCCGGAGGAGTTCCTCAACAAGCTCTTCCTGCTCCTCCGTGTCGAGCCGCTCCTCAAGATCAG ATCGCTGACTCAAAAGCCGCAGGAGTGtcacctcttccagctcttccCACCTCACGTTCCTCGCTCGCCCTCCCCCCCGGACTCCGTTTTGTTGCCCTCGCCGCTGTTCACGCCGATGAGGGTGGCCAGCGTCCAGACCTTGCTGGAGTCCTCCTTCCTCCACGCCGGACTCAAGTTAGCGGAG GGTCCGTCCTGCCTCCTGCTGCTCATGCCTCGCTTTGGGAAGGACTTCAAGATGTTTGACGTCATCTTGCCCACCCTCAGCCTGGACATCACAGACCTGCTGGATGACA CTTTGAGGCAGTGCAGCATCTGTCAGGCTTTAGCCCACTGGGAGTGTCCGGAGTGTTACGAAGACGGAGCCATCACACCGGGACACCTCAAACAGTACTGTCACACCTGCAACTCTCAG GTTCACAGTCACAGGAAGCGGACGTCACACTCCCCGCTGGAGATCGCTGTCCCCGAGGGGGCGTTTCGCGGCACCCTCAACCTCGCCCGCCAGGAGATGTCTCTGTTTGCCGTGACGTGCATCGAGACCAGCCATTACGTCAGCTTCGTCAAACACGGGCCtctgccctccgattggctctTCTTTGACAGCATGGCCGACCGCCAAG gcGGCGAGAACGGCTTCAACGTCCCCCTGGTGAGGCCGTGTCCCGAGGTGGGCTGCTACCTCAGCCTGTCAGAGGAGGAGCTTGGCAGAGTCGACCCAGTTTCCCTTCCGGAGCGCGCTCGCCGCCTGCTGTGTGACTCTTACATGTGCTTTTACTACAGCCCTGAGCTCAGCCTGTACAAGTGA